A single region of the Desulfuromonas sp. genome encodes:
- a CDS encoding 6-carboxyhexanoate--CoA ligase, translated as MIIIAVMNNMYYSVRMHCERGSAHLSGAERLVRKDRIESVAAGMLQRAIAHAPATLQITVDEIDSATIVRGAAPNLTEIPIADYLAGRERAFQALLAAGVVADVAMTALELIAEGAGPNGSNMRGAMLIDARTGERLEPVSARGVRATRMDVEPDLDEAFTRSLVSQGLNHHRTREALILAAKVLAAPGIIAELCWSDDPEYTAGYVAAPGFGYLRIPQMKERGSCHGGRAFFFHARVPLD; from the coding sequence GTGATAATTATCGCCGTTATGAATAACATGTATTACAGCGTCAGAATGCATTGCGAGCGCGGGTCGGCACATCTTTCCGGTGCAGAGCGGCTGGTCCGGAAAGACAGGATCGAAAGCGTCGCCGCCGGGATGCTGCAGCGGGCCATAGCGCATGCTCCGGCAACGCTGCAGATCACCGTCGATGAAATCGATTCAGCTACAATCGTGCGCGGTGCTGCGCCGAATCTGACCGAGATCCCGATTGCTGACTATCTGGCTGGCCGGGAACGCGCATTCCAGGCGTTATTGGCTGCCGGAGTTGTTGCCGATGTTGCGATGACGGCCCTTGAGCTGATTGCCGAAGGTGCCGGTCCGAACGGCAGCAATATGCGGGGCGCCATGCTGATCGATGCACGGACCGGTGAAAGGCTGGAGCCGGTTTCGGCGCGCGGCGTTCGGGCGACCCGGATGGATGTCGAGCCGGATCTTGATGAAGCCTTTACCCGTAGCCTGGTCAGTCAGGGGCTGAATCATCATCGGACCCGTGAAGCATTGATACTGGCTGCGAAAGTCTTGGCTGCCCCTGGCATCATTGCCGAACTCTGCTGGTCGGACGATCCGGAGTATACGGCCGGTTATGTTGCGGCACCCGGTTTCGGCTATCTCCGTATCCCGCAAATGAAAGAACGGGGC